The window ACGAGCCGGACCTCTCGGACAAGTACGCCGAGGAGGACAAGTTCTTCGACGAGAGCCTGTCCCACGTCCTCAAGGCCTTCCAGCAGTCCCGTGGCATCGTGCCGTCCGGCAACATCGACGACATGACGCTGCGGGAGCTCCGCCACGCCTCCTACGCCCTGGGCAGCCGCGTCCTGTCGTACCAGCCGAACAACGAGCTGGTCGGCGACGACGTCACCCAGCTCCAGAACCAGCTGCAGGAACTGGGCTTCTACTCCCACCGCATCGACGGCCACTTCGGCCCCGGCACCTACGAGGCGCTGGCCAACTTCCAGCTGAACTCCGGCCTCCAGGACGACGGCGTGTGCGGCCCGGAGACCATCCGCGCCCTCAAGCTGCTCGGCCGACGCATCACCGGCGGCAGCCCCCACGCCATCCGCGAACGCGAACAGGTCCGCACCGCCGGCCCCAAGCTCGCCGGCAAGCGCGTGGTCATCGACCCCGCCCTCGGCGGCTCCCACAAGGGCCACGTCGTGCAGGGCCCCTACGGCCAGATCGCGGAGGAGGAGATCATCTGGGATCTCGCCTCCCGCATCGAGGGCCGCATGATCGCCGCCGGCATGGAGACCATCAAGTCCCGCCCCCGCATGGACAACCCCTCGGCGACCGCGCGTGCCGACGTCGCCAACGCCTTCGGCGCCGACCTCATCATCTCGCTCAAGTGCGACCACTACCCGAACGAGAAGGCCAACGGCATCGCCACCTTCTACTTCGGCTCCGACACCGGCAACAGCTCCCTCACCGGTGAGACCCTCTCCGGCTACATCCAGCGCGAGATCGTCGCCCGCACCAACCTGCAGAACTGCGGCTCCCACGCCCGCACCTGGGAGATGCTGCGCTTCACGCAGGCCCCGACCGTCGAGGTCGTCCTCGGCTACCTCTCCAACCCGGGTGACGTCGCGCAGCTGACCGACCCGGCGGTGCGGGACGCGATGGCCGAGGCCGTCGTCGTCGCCGTGAAGCGCCTCTACCTGCTGGACCGTGACGACGCCCCGACCGGCACCTACAAGTTCTCCGAGCTGCTGCGGGCCGAGCAGGCCTGACCCGTCCCGCCCGCCCGCCCGCCCCGCCGCCAAGTTCGAGACCACATGTTCGGGACAGGACTCCTCTCGAACGTGCCCCACGCTCCCGGGCCCGGTCCCGAACATGTCCTCTCGCCCTTAGCAGGCGCCTGACAGCCCGGCAACCGCGGCCCCGCGCCACCTGTGGACAACCACGCCCCATCCACAGGCACGGGTGCGCCTCCGCAACCTCGACTGTCCTCCGCCTGCCGCAGGCATCACGCTGGCAGTCATGACACCCGACTGGAAAGACACCCACCGCCTCCTCCGTCTGCGCCGGCAGCCCTACGACAGCCCTCAGATACGCGAACAGCTGGAGTCCGGGAAGCTGCGTCTCCTGACCAGCGAGATAGCCGTCCCCGCGTCCTACTACCGCGCTCTGCCGCCGTGGGAGAAGGCGGAGGCGCGCGCCGCAGCGGTGGGCCTGACGGTGGACAGGGGCGTCGTCGCGGGCAAGGCGGCGGCACGGCTGTGGGGGATCGGGCTCCTGAGCGTCGAGAACAAGGTGGAGGTCCAGCTGCCGGGCCGTGTCCGCGCGGGCAGCCGTGGGACGTGGACGACGGGTGCCCGCTACCGCTCGGTGATCCTCCCGAAGCGGTATCAGACGGTGGAGCGGGGGATCCGAGTCACCACCCGTCTGCGTTGCCTCGTGGACATCGCCCGGCACGAGCCGCTGGACGAGGCTGTCGTCGCTCTCGACTCCGCCCGCCACCTCTGGCCGGAGCTGACGCTCGAGCGCATCAACCGGGAGTTCGCCGAGATGGGGACGGTCCGCAACGGCTCACGGTTCCGCGCGGCCCTCGAGCGCTCGCGCCCGGACATCGGGAGCCCGTGGGAGACGAAAGCCCGGCTCCTGCTCATCGACGCCGCCCTCCCAGAGGTCCAGAGCGTCGAGACGCAGGTGGAGTTCCGTGACCCGCTCACCGGCCGGAGCTACTTCGTGGACATCCTCATCAACGGGTGGCTGGTCTTGGAAGTCGATGGCCGCAGCAAGTACCGGGGTGAGTACGGTGATCCGGCCACGGTGCTTCTCGACGAGCGCGACCGCGAGAAGGCCCTGCAGAACCTCGGGTCGGTGGTCCTCCGGGTGGGCGTGAAGGAGCTGACCGACGGCGGCGAGGGAGAGTGCACGATGGTGCAGCTGGT of the Corynebacterium humireducens NBRC 106098 = DSM 45392 genome contains:
- a CDS encoding N-acetylmuramoyl-L-alanine amidase, whose protein sequence is MTKTFRVGDRSPRVAEARSTLARLGLLPGYEPDLSDKYAEEDKFFDESLSHVLKAFQQSRGIVPSGNIDDMTLRELRHASYALGSRVLSYQPNNELVGDDVTQLQNQLQELGFYSHRIDGHFGPGTYEALANFQLNSGLQDDGVCGPETIRALKLLGRRITGGSPHAIREREQVRTAGPKLAGKRVVIDPALGGSHKGHVVQGPYGQIAEEEIIWDLASRIEGRMIAAGMETIKSRPRMDNPSATARADVANAFGADLIISLKCDHYPNEKANGIATFYFGSDTGNSSLTGETLSGYIQREIVARTNLQNCGSHARTWEMLRFTQAPTVEVVLGYLSNPGDVAQLTDPAVRDAMAEAVVVAVKRLYLLDRDDAPTGTYKFSELLRAEQA